A genome region from Bacteroidota bacterium includes the following:
- a CDS encoding alpha/beta hydrolase, translating into MKTTATGYNLTIEVNDINISYDDIGEGSIPVVFLHGFPFDKTMWHSQLEFLKSSSRVIAYDIRGFGKSRDEKASLSIDLFVEDLIMFIDKLQIDKAIVCGLSMGGYIALNAMKRFPQRFQSLILCDTQCIADTPEAKEKRYKSISQIRDEGVTAFNEGFIKGVFYKDSLNNKKEVVEKLRRVVFSNTQKIMAEGLIALAERSETCSCLHTIAIPTLIICGREDVITPLVQSEFMNKEIKGSILKVIDNAGHVSNLEQPDDFNKHLQMFLTA; encoded by the coding sequence TGACGATATTGGGGAAGGGAGTATTCCAGTCGTCTTTCTTCATGGTTTCCCATTCGACAAAACAATGTGGCACAGCCAACTCGAATTTTTAAAGTCATCAAGCCGGGTTATCGCTTATGATATTCGCGGATTTGGAAAATCAAGGGATGAGAAAGCATCATTAAGCATTGACTTGTTTGTTGAAGACTTAATAATGTTTATTGATAAATTACAAATTGACAAAGCAATAGTTTGCGGGCTTTCTATGGGAGGGTACATAGCGCTAAATGCAATGAAAAGATTCCCTCAGCGCTTCCAATCTTTAATTTTATGCGATACACAATGTATTGCCGATACGCCTGAAGCGAAAGAAAAGCGTTACAAATCAATCAGCCAAATTCGGGATGAAGGAGTAACAGCATTCAACGAAGGATTTATAAAAGGAGTCTTTTACAAGGATTCGCTAAACAACAAGAAAGAAGTGGTTGAAAAGCTACGAAGGGTTGTGTTTTCTAATACGCAAAAAATCATGGCTGAAGGACTCATTGCGCTTGCTGAACGGTCTGAAACCTGTTCCTGTTTACACACAATTGCTATTCCTACTTTGATTATCTGTGGCAGAGAAGATGTAATAACACCTCTTGTACAATCCGAATTTATGAATAAGGAAATCAAAGGTTCAATCCTAAAGGTTATTGATAATGCAGGACACGTATCCAATCTTGAACAGCCGGATGATTTCAATAAACACCTACA